TGTGATTTTATCCTTCAAACTATATAGAGTTCGAAATTTTAACACCTATCCTAACTTCACTACTTACTAGTTCTTCCTGTCTCACCTTAATATCTTAATCCCTATATTCATAGCACTCCTGAGCACGTCTCTAAGCTCTCACCAATCGCACCTCTCAGTTTACCATTACTTAGGTTATGGTGTTCTCTAGGTTATCCATACTTTACAGTTATGATTTCCTGTTTGTAATTCTACTAGAACCCACTATAGTACTAGTGTTTAAACCACTCAAAATTAAGATATCATTAGTAATCAAATCTTAAACTTCAATAACCTAGATATCCTTCGCTATAATCAACTTTCGTTGATTTTTTTTCTCACTACTATGATATCTTCTGAACTCTAATATATCATCACTCTGGCTTTCCTGTTGGAGTTATACCATCACTTATCTCTATAGATTTCTATAAAGAATTATATTAGAGATTCCCTCGGTCAATTACGTAAACCCTACAATCATTCCGACCCTAATCACACCTAGTTTTCTAACATGGGCACTTCCAGTTACACGTATTTACCAGCGCTACCTGTCTCTCCTTTGTACAGAGCCCCAAGCTAACATTGGACTTCCCCGTTTTTATGGCGGGTCGCCAAAGCTAAATGCCACCTCTGGTTCACATATTGTTCCGGACTGATTGCTCATCTCAAACTCTTCAGATTCTACCTCACGGTAGACACCCTGCTACTGTTGATTTCACACACCGTACTGGCGAAAACAGCATGGATAGGATTTTCACCTACTGTTTACTAAATCTACGAGGCACACATAAAAAAAGGCTAGCAGTAATTACTGCTAGCCTTAAGCTCTAAATAATGCTATTAATTTTAGGAGGTAAATCATATAAAACAAAATTAATTGATAATTATTATCAATTACTATTATAACAATTAATCTTATCTTTATCAAGAGTTTTTTAGTTCTTAGTTAAATCGATTTATATTTTTTATCTATATTGGTAAATTAGCAATATTATTATAAAAGTTTTTTTATACTATTGATAACTAATATCATTCATGTTATAATTAATAAGGATTAACTCTTTAAAAATTTCTTCTGCTAATAGAGGTCTACTATTAAATCTCCTCTATAAGATTATAACCCTCAGCATCTAATACTTCAAGACACCATAAAAAAATCAAATAAACAAAATGAGATAACATAACAAAAGGAGAGATAAATAATGAAATCAACAGGTATTGTTAGAAAGATAGATGAATTAGGTAGAATTGTTATTCCAATTGAATTAAGAAGAACGCTAGGTATCGATGTAAAAGATCCATTAGAAATTTATGTAGACAATGATAGAATTATATTTAGAAAATATGAGCCTGCTTGTACTTTCTGTGGAAATGCTAGTGATACCATAGACTTTAAAAATAAAATTGTTTGTAATGAATGCATCACTGAGATGCAAAATAATATTGCTTAATTTTGTTTTAAAACGGGAGATCACCTCCCGTTTTTT
Above is a window of Orenia marismortui DSM 5156 DNA encoding:
- a CDS encoding AbrB/MazE/SpoVT family DNA-binding domain-containing protein, encoding MKSTGIVRKIDELGRIVIPIELRRTLGIDVKDPLEIYVDNDRIIFRKYEPACTFCGNASDTIDFKNKIVCNECITEMQNNIA